The Pandoraea vervacti DNA window GCCGACCATTCGGTCGAAACCTTCGAATCCCCTGAGAAAGCCTATGCTGCCGCGCTCGAGCAGTGCGGCGAGAATGATAGAATTGTGGTTTTTGGATCGTTCTTTACGGTGGCGGGCGTGATGTCGCACCGCAAATTGCAACGCCACTGAGGTGTAGCGGTGCCCATGCCGTGACATTTGCTTACGAGAAATGTCATGCGCACGAAGCACCAGATGCGCGATGATCAGTCCAACGACGCAAGTTTCGACCTGAGCCAAGGGCCTATGGGATTGTTTTCCTTCCGCAAGAAAGACGCCGAAGCCGTTTCCCCGAAGCGCGGTAGCCGCAGGAGCGGCCGAACCGGCACCCGTACGGCGGGAGGAGGGGGCGAGTACAGCGAGCACGAGCAACTCGACCCGCTGCTGCCCGAAAAGCAACGCGCGCGCCGCCGTCTCGTCGGCGCACTCGCACTGGTGCTCGCGGCGGTCATCATTTTGCCGATGGTGCTCGCCCCCGAGCCGAAACCGGCTGCCGACGACATCGCCATTCAGATTCCCGGCAAGGACGCCAACTCACCGCCCGTGCGTGTGAAGCCGAAAGCGGCTGCGATGCCCCCAGCCGACGCGTCGCTCGACAAGGGTGAAGAGGCCGTCGACAGCAGCACGCTGGCGCAGTCCGCCAAACCGGCACCTGCACCGAGCGCCGTGCCGCCGTCTGCGGCTGCGGCTGCGGGTTCGACATCCACGCCGACGCCCGGGCCGGTGGCCACCGTTCCGGAACCGCAAGTCGCGCAGGTCAAGCCCGAACACAAGCCGGACGCCAGGCCCGAGGTCAAGAAGCCGGAATCGCACGCCGACACGAAGGTGGCGGCCAAGCCGGAAACGCACGACACGGCCAAGACGCAGCCCAAGCCGAACAACAACGTTGCAGATCCGATCGCACAGTTCGCGCAGAACAACACCACCGCCAAGCCTGCCGCCAAACCGGCGGACAATCACGACAACGCGCAGAAGACGGCCTCGAACGGCAAGTATCTGGTGCGCATCGGCGCCTTCTCGACGCAGGATCGCGCGCAGGCGTGGCTCGTCAAGCTCAAGTTGGTCAACGTGCCGAGCTACATGGTGAAAAGCACGGTCGATGGCCGGGAGCTTTACCTGTTGCGGGCCGGTCCGTTCCCGGATCGCAACGCCGCCGAAGCGGCTGGCAAGAAGATTCGCGACGCCGGCCTGACGGCGCAGGTCGCCGAGGCGGGTTGAGTTGGGCGATACGGTGCATAGCGGTCTGCTGACCGTGGTGGATTACGCAGCCATCGCCATTTTGCTTGGCTCGATGTTGCTGGGCATGCTGCGCGGACTCGTGCGCGAGTTGTTCAATCTGGTCGGCTGGGTGGTGGCGTTCTTCGTGGCGCGCGCCTTCGGCCCGAGCGTGGCGCACTGGCTGCCCGCCGATTTGCCCGGTGGCGAACTCACGCAAGGGGCGCTTGGCTTTTTGCTGGTGCTGATTGCCGTCGTGTTCGGTGCGGGTATCGTGAGTGCTCTGGTGGGGCGTATGACCGATCTGATCGGTTTGCGTCCGGCCGATCGCGGACTCGGCATGCTTTTCGGCATCGTTCGCGGCATTCTGCTCTTGATGTTGTTGATGGTCGCCGCCAAGTTAACGGCATTGCCGCAGCAACCGGTCTGGCAGCAGTCGGTGACGCGTCCATGGGTGGAAGCCGGGCTCGAGCGCCTGATGCCTTATCTGCCCGAGGCCGTGCAGCAATACCTGCGCAAACCCGAGACAGCGGTGCCTAACGTCAATCCGATGGGAACGACGGTTCCTTTGCCACGGTTGGAACCTTATTCGACGCCCCGTTCGGCGCCCGATCCCTATCGCAGCGTGCCGGAATCGGGGGCGCAGGGCGGGCCGGACGGTGGCCGGACGGGCGCGACGAACGACGCTGTGAACCGTGGCGTCACCGGGGTGGCCACGGAAGTGACGAATAAAGTGACGAGCGCGACGAGCGAAGTAACAAGCGAAGTCAGGAATACGGCAACGAAAGCGATGTCGACGCGCTTGTCGAACCTGATGGGCGGCGGCGCATTGCGCGACACCAATGGTACCGGTCTGAACGCTCAGGCCGCAGGCGAGGGCGCTGGCGCCCCGCAGCAGGGATGGGGAATGCGCAGCGGTGGATCGAGCGGATCGCCCACGCCGTCGACCGGCCTGCACAAGGTTTCCGAATGACGGATAATACTGTCCGTTTGAAGCAGATTTCGATGTTTTTAGAAGGATTCATGCCATGTGTGGCATCGTCGGTGTAGTCTCCAAATCCCCGGTCAACCAGTTCATCTACGACAGCTTGCTGCTCCTGCAGCACCGCGGCCAGGACGCCGCCGGTATCGCGACGACGGATGGCCAGTCCTTCTACATGCACAAGGGCAACGGCATGGTGCGCGACGTGTTCCGCACGCGTAACATGCGCGACTTGCCGGGCACGGTCGGTATCGGTCAGGTGCGCTACCCGACGGCAGGGTCGTCGAGCGCCGCGCAGGCCCAGCCGTTCTACGTGAATGCCCCGTACGGCATTGTGCTCGCCCACAACGGCAACCTGACGAACTGGGAACAGCTCAAGGACGAGATGTTCCGCGTCGACCGCCGCCACATCAACACCACCTCCGACTCGGAAGTCCTGCTCAACGTGCTCGCGCACGAATTGCAGGAAAGCTCGCGCGACGGCCTGTCCGTCGAGTCGCTGTTCCAGGCGGTGACCAAGGTGCATAGCCGTTTGCGCGGCTCGTACGCCATCGTCTCGATTGTCTCCGGCTTCGGTCTGCTGGCCTTCCGCGATCCGAACGGCATTCGCCCGCTGTGCATCGGTCGTTTCGACGGCCCGAACGGCACAGAGTGGATGGTGGCGTCGGAATCGGTGGCGCTCGAAGGCATGGGCTTCGCGTTTGAGCGCGACGTCAAGCCGGGCGAGGCGATCTTCATCAGTAACGATGGCGAACTGACGTCCAAGCAATGCTCGGCCGCGTCGTCGATGCATCCGTGTATTTTCGAGCTCGTGTATCTGGCGCGTCCGGATTCCGTGCTCGACGGTGTGCCGGTCTATGACGCGCGTCTGCGCATGGGCGATTACCTCGCCGAGAAGATCCGCCGCGAGATCGACTACAAGGACATCGACGTCGTCATGCCGATTCCGGATTCCAGCCGTCCGGCGGCCATGCAGGTCGCCAAGCGTCTGGGCCTGAACTACCGTGAGGGGTTCTTCAAGAACCGTTACGTCGGCCGTACGTTCATCATGCCGGGTCAGGCGATGCGCAAGAAGTCGGTGCGCCAGAAGCTCAACGCGATGCGCGTGGAGTTCAAGGACAAGAACGTGCTGATCGTCGACGATTCGATCGTGCGCGGCACGACCAGCCAGGAAATTGTGCAGATGGCGCGCGACGCGGGCGCCCGCAAGGTGATCTTCGCCTCCGCTGCGCCGCCGGTGAAGTTCCCGAACGTGTATGGCATCGACATGCCCACGCGTAGCGAACTGGTCGCGCATGACCGTAGCGACGAGGAAGTGGCCCGCATCATCGGCGCCGACGAACTGATCTATCAGGACGTCGAGGACATGAAGGCCGCAGTGCGCGACATCAACCCGGCGCTGTCCGACTTTGATGCGTCGTGCTTCGACGGCAACTACATCACGGGCGACGTCACGCCGGAGTACCTGAACCGTCTGGAGCAGCAGCGCAAGGCGCCCAAGGCGCCGGTCGTCGAGTCCGGCGAAGGCGATGAAAACGAGCCGCGCGGCGCGCAGCTGGGTCTGTAATCCTGCCGCCTGGCAAGCGGCGCTCGGGGGGCGGTCAGCCGCGGCCCCCGAGCGTTGCCCGAGTCCTGTCGGCGGCAGTCTGCAGGGACGGCCGGTCAGGGCGGCGGACGTTTTCCCAGCGCGCCGCCAACGTGCTACACTGCTTCTCACGTCGATTTGATTTCAGCTTGCGGACGTGGGGGAATCTCCCCGAAACAGCTAAAGCGAGGCCTAGACAGATGGATTTCGAGCCCGTTTTGCTGACAAGCGAAACGGGCTTTTCTTTTTTTGGCCGGCGAGCGAGCCGACCCAATGACGAGACACACGATGGATTCCTTCGACTTCGATACCCTGGCGGTGCGCGCGGGCACGCAACGCTCCGAGTTTGGTGAACATTCCGAGGCGCTGTATCTGACCTCCAGCTTCGTTTTCAAGAGCGCGGCCGAAGCGGCCGAGCGCTTTGCGCATTCGGAAGAGGGCTTTACGTACTCGCGTTTCACCAATCCGACCGTATCGATGTTCCAGGACCGGCTGGCAGCGCTTGAAGGCGGCGAGGCGTGCATGGCCACGGCCTCGGGCATGAGCGCCATCGTCTCCGTCGTGATGTCGGCCCTGTCGGCCGGCGATCACCTTGTGAGCTCGCAAAGCATCTTCGGCTCGACGCTGAACGTCTTCTCGACGATCTTCAGCCGCTTCGGTGTGGAGACGACCTTCGTCGATCCGACCGACCTCGACGCATGGCGCGCCGCGATCCGTCCGAACACGAAGATGTTCTTCCTGGAGACGCCGTCCAACCCGCTCACCGACATTGCCGACATCGAAGCCATCGGCAAGATCGCGAAGGAAGCCGGGGCGCTGTTCGTCGTCGACAATTGTTTCTGTACGCCGGTGTTGCAGCGTCCGATCGAGTACGGCGCCGACGTGGTGGTGCACTCGGCCACGAAGTATCTCGACGGTCAGGGGCGCGTGCTGGGCGGCGCCATCGTCGGCAAGAAAGACTTCATCATGGGCAAGGTCTTCACGTATGTGCGCAGCGCCGGCCCGACGCTCTCCGCGTTCAACGCATGGGTGCTGCTCAAGGGGCTGGAGACGTTGTCGCTGCGTGTCGAGAAACAATCGGCGAACGCGCTCGAAGTCGCGAAGTGGCTGGAGCAGCAGCCGCAGGTCGGCCGTGTGTTCTACCCCGGCCTGCCGTCGCATCCGCAGTACGAACTCGCCAAGCGTCAGCAGAAGTCGGGCGGGGCGATCGTTGCATTCGAACTCAAGGGGCAGACCCCTGCCGAGCAGCGCGAGAATGCCTGGCGCGTGATCGACAGCACGCGCGTGTGCTCGATCACGGGCAATCTCGGCGATACCCGCACGACCATCACGCACCCGGCGAGTACCACGCATGGCCGTATCACGCCCGAAGCCCGGGCAGCCGCCGGCATTACCGAAGGGTTGATCCGTCTGGCCGTGGGTCTCGAGTCGCCGGCCGACATTCAGGCCGATCTGGCGCGCGGTTTCAAGCGCTGAGCGGGATAAGCACGACATGAGCAA harbors:
- a CDS encoding SPOR domain-containing protein — its product is MRTKHQMRDDQSNDASFDLSQGPMGLFSFRKKDAEAVSPKRGSRRSGRTGTRTAGGGGEYSEHEQLDPLLPEKQRARRRLVGALALVLAAVIILPMVLAPEPKPAADDIAIQIPGKDANSPPVRVKPKAAAMPPADASLDKGEEAVDSSTLAQSAKPAPAPSAVPPSAAAAAGSTSTPTPGPVATVPEPQVAQVKPEHKPDARPEVKKPESHADTKVAAKPETHDTAKTQPKPNNNVADPIAQFAQNNTTAKPAAKPADNHDNAQKTASNGKYLVRIGAFSTQDRAQAWLVKLKLVNVPSYMVKSTVDGRELYLLRAGPFPDRNAAEAAGKKIRDAGLTAQVAEAG
- a CDS encoding CvpA family protein, translated to MGDTVHSGLLTVVDYAAIAILLGSMLLGMLRGLVRELFNLVGWVVAFFVARAFGPSVAHWLPADLPGGELTQGALGFLLVLIAVVFGAGIVSALVGRMTDLIGLRPADRGLGMLFGIVRGILLLMLLMVAAKLTALPQQPVWQQSVTRPWVEAGLERLMPYLPEAVQQYLRKPETAVPNVNPMGTTVPLPRLEPYSTPRSAPDPYRSVPESGAQGGPDGGRTGATNDAVNRGVTGVATEVTNKVTSATSEVTSEVRNTATKAMSTRLSNLMGGGALRDTNGTGLNAQAAGEGAGAPQQGWGMRSGGSSGSPTPSTGLHKVSE
- the purF gene encoding amidophosphoribosyltransferase encodes the protein MCGIVGVVSKSPVNQFIYDSLLLLQHRGQDAAGIATTDGQSFYMHKGNGMVRDVFRTRNMRDLPGTVGIGQVRYPTAGSSSAAQAQPFYVNAPYGIVLAHNGNLTNWEQLKDEMFRVDRRHINTTSDSEVLLNVLAHELQESSRDGLSVESLFQAVTKVHSRLRGSYAIVSIVSGFGLLAFRDPNGIRPLCIGRFDGPNGTEWMVASESVALEGMGFAFERDVKPGEAIFISNDGELTSKQCSAASSMHPCIFELVYLARPDSVLDGVPVYDARLRMGDYLAEKIRREIDYKDIDVVMPIPDSSRPAAMQVAKRLGLNYREGFFKNRYVGRTFIMPGQAMRKKSVRQKLNAMRVEFKDKNVLIVDDSIVRGTTSQEIVQMARDAGARKVIFASAAPPVKFPNVYGIDMPTRSELVAHDRSDEEVARIIGADELIYQDVEDMKAAVRDINPALSDFDASCFDGNYITGDVTPEYLNRLEQQRKAPKAPVVESGEGDENEPRGAQLGL
- a CDS encoding O-succinylhomoserine sulfhydrylase, with translation MDSFDFDTLAVRAGTQRSEFGEHSEALYLTSSFVFKSAAEAAERFAHSEEGFTYSRFTNPTVSMFQDRLAALEGGEACMATASGMSAIVSVVMSALSAGDHLVSSQSIFGSTLNVFSTIFSRFGVETTFVDPTDLDAWRAAIRPNTKMFFLETPSNPLTDIADIEAIGKIAKEAGALFVVDNCFCTPVLQRPIEYGADVVVHSATKYLDGQGRVLGGAIVGKKDFIMGKVFTYVRSAGPTLSAFNAWVLLKGLETLSLRVEKQSANALEVAKWLEQQPQVGRVFYPGLPSHPQYELAKRQQKSGGAIVAFELKGQTPAEQRENAWRVIDSTRVCSITGNLGDTRTTITHPASTTHGRITPEARAAAGITEGLIRLAVGLESPADIQADLARGFKR